The DNA segment TCTGTGAGAATAAGTGTTTACTACTCTTTTAGCAACTTATGAGACAAAAACCAAGgtcacatttattaaaaaagagaaatcttGGTGCAATGCTTTGCTTGTTTGGTGCTGTTTTGTCaccacattcatttatatttggATAATGCTTTATATTGATCAGTGGTGGGTGGGTATTGCAAGAATGATCAGGATTTTTCAAGAGTATCTGTGGGAAAGGCATTGGTCAAGAGTAGGATTAAAATGATGAAATTCATatgcattacaaaaaaaaaaatctgttaaaatttacattcacattggCGGTTTTTGAGGCAGGTTTTGGAAGACAAGTATTTCTAGATAATCCTGCTTCCTCATAACAACCCCCACAAGGTGATGCTGTCACCTCTAATGCTTAATAGTGATAATTATTTTTCTGATCATTAATTTCATTGCTTTATCAGAACACAAGACTCATTCAAAAAGCTTGTAATCGCCTGCAAACATTTTGGCTATGGCGACAGAAGGCTCTTAATGGTGCATGTTTATATTTGGTACCTGAAGTCTCAAGTCATTCACCATTTGTTGTTGTGTAGGGATTTTTTTGTCTTGAACCTTTTGGacaaatgttcattcattccttttgtTTCATGCCTCTTTCAGAATCCTACAGAATGATTAAAATTATCACCTTTGGCATcaactttgtgtatgtgaacCTTTGACACACTGGAATTCAGATGTCAACAGGTCATataaaacctaaataaatatttttgtccTGAGCGGCTGTTGAACATTTATCAAACCTATGAGCATGTTCTAACTCTGATTGGTGCCATCAATACATCATGATACTCAATCTGAAACACCACCTATTGTTCCAtaacatatattttaaatgatttaatgtcCTCTGAATaaagcaacataaaaaaaacaaacaaaaaaacaacaccccacacacacgaatacactagttatttacattaatgcttaaacttattttaaaacTCCTAACACACTTATAAACCCttccaatttatttttattacagggGGAAAATTGTGCCACTAAATAAATAGCTGATGTGTCTTAAATCACATAAAACAGATACACTGAATTACTCAATTATCAAcatatctgattaaaaaaaaactttattaacAGTAAGCAAATGCCACAGATTTAAGAGCTCAGCAGATTCAACATTAACagtatttactttatatttcaTGATTTGTTTCTCAGTGAATATACCTTTAAACACTAAGATTCAAGCATAGACCCAGAAATTACCATCTGCTGCAATCTTGTCTGcgttgctttttatttttaaattaattttaagttGTGCAGCACACTGGCAATGATCGGTTGTAATGTGGACCCCAACAACACTCGTATCACTTCAATTTGAAGCAAGGAAATCATATACAACAAAACAGAGAGACGATTTTTAAAACTGAGAGCACAGTGAATCTGAATTCGTGAGAGGATTTGTTCATTAAccataattaacaaataaaaaaaaagttaacaaaaGGATTTTACAAAACCTTGTAAATTAGGATAGTatcataaacacatacactatGTTCATACAGTATTTCTTTAAATTTTAGACTAAATATCCATAGTCCACAAGTAAGCCAAATCACATGTTTCTtccagacctgcacattttctCTAAAACATTTGACTAATTTTCTGCTCTTGAAAAATGACAATACAAATAGCATTTATGTAGGAGGAAAGGGACATTAAAGATCacattttatataacagcaaTGTCCTGTCATATATTCAACACAGAAACGAAAATCGAACTAGGGTGCTTCATGCTGTTATTACTGCAGCATGCTCTTCAGTCACTACTACACCTGCTGTATGTAATGCAACACAGTATGCTTCTTTCCTTCCAGAGTACCAGAGTACCATTCTAGTACCAGTCCCTTATACATGCCCTTAAATCTGAACCAATACAATTGTGGCCTTAACTGTATGTGCGTCAGATTTTCCGTTTCCCACCAATATAGAATACcctaaaaatgtttatttctgcttCCTATTTGAACATAGCCAGCCATACTGTATGAAAATACTGACTGTGTGAGCCATGAAAGAATCATGTATTCACAATTGAATCAGATAACTGAGGGAATGGGTACAATAGAAAACAGGCACAAGCTTAAAAAGATGGTGCcccccatcatcatcatacataTTGTTTTTTCTGCGCGTGAGAGGCCAGGCCTTTAGCCTTCTCTTTAGCAGCAAGTGCTGTCTCTCGAGCCTTCTCTGTTGCCGTCTCTGCCAGTGTCCTTGTGGGCATTTCACCTGCACAGAAAGAAAGTGTAGCTGAGCAAATGACTAAACAAATTTAAAGCCTGAATCGTTAAATTAAATGACATCTTCTCACCTTGCATTTTCGCCAAGACGTATTCAAATCCTTTCATGGTCTTTACTACACTGCTCTTAAACCGGGCAAGACCAAATTCctttatttagaaaaaagaaaaaaggggagGGTGGGGTTAGACAAGCATAAATGTTCAGTTGCCATGTAATGCATCTGTCAACAGGCCACAACTGATTGCCATCAAGCATTCACCATGCTATTTTCAGTGACTGCTTATAACTTCACAGGCCTAAAGTGTAATTCATCATTAAACTTGAGTTACTGCTGGCTCAGTGTTATTTAAAACACCATGACTGCTCATCTAGTTTGGCAGAGTCATGATTCTAACCCCTCTAACCTACTGACCTGAACAGCTCTGGAAAAGCCATAAAGGTTGGAGGAGATCCATGCTTCTCTCTTGACTTCGGTTAGGTTGCTGTTGTCATGACTGACTGTGTACACACAACGCTCCTGAACAGactaatgaaagaaaagaagtcAGATTTGCTGGAGACAATTGTCAGAAAACTACTCAAACATTTAAGCAGAGGTATTCCTGAAAAAGGTCCTTCAATAAATTTCTGCTAAATAAAACAGTTGATTTCCAGGTTCTAATTACAAACTAGCAATTTATGTGGAGTATCTAGACACTTGTCCATCCCGATCATGTCATTTCAGAGTTCTCCACTTTACTGCTAGAAATGGTGGCTGCTATAAAAGCCTCCACTTTTCTGGAAAGGATTTATGCTGTATTTAGGGACGTGCGCTCATTCAGTCATAAGAATATCAGGCAAGTCAGGTACAAGTCAAGTCACACACAGGGTGCCAATCACAGAGTCACGTCATAATTGTGCATCAGTGACATCTGCTGCCTCAGAAGAAGCCTCTAACTGACAGAGGTTCTCTCACCAAGAGACGTGCGTGGCTGATGTTCCAGGTGAAAGTGACCATGGTCCTTTTCTGAGGATCCACTACAGAGTCCTCAATGATGTAGGCCTTGCTTGCCATGTGGCTGGGCAAAAACTTTTCTGCCCAACGTGGCACCCGGCTGGTTTTGGTCAAGAGTCGACGGGAAATGAGGCAATTTTCAGGAGTAACCTCCCGAAAGATGATGTCTTCTGTCAACACATGGTTACTACAGAGAAGAGGTCAGAATTACTTGGGACTGTAAAGCCATGGTCAATGTCTTCTAATGCATTCTTGTGTACATATTCTACCAAGaagcacaaacacataaaaactaTGACAGAAGCCTGAGCAATAACTATCTACACTTTTTTGCCATAATCtaaatatgcatttaaaaagaaagattttaatAATTTAGATTGTAATATGAGAGTTTGTTGAAAAAGTCTTATCTAAACTTCAAAGTGTTGAATAAGAATTGCCAGAAAGTCAGCGGTTAGAACTTtagcaaaaataaatcttggtttcattttattcttggATTTTACCTGTACGGATTTGGGTATTTTTGCCAGAACGCTTGAGAAACTTGGTCCCATGTGCCTTTAAGAGAGGCTGCACAGTTGAAATACTTCACCATTGCTCCCAGTAAAGTGGCTTTGGCAAAAagctgcagagagagacagacagagacagagacagagacagagggtgggggaggggggcaggcacagagagggagagaggtaggcacagagatagagagagagagaaagaaagaaagagagagagagagagagagagagagttataatTCTAAGATGAAAGCTGTTGCAACTTAGCTACAATTTAGAAAAAACGAGGTGCCTATtgaaacaaaactaaacttTATAACCTTCTAGATTATTCTTCATGGTCCTTTGTAACAGTAATATTTGAAGGCTGCGTTTTCATAATAAAAGTCGCGGACACAATAACGAGAACTTCAttaacagctctctctctcattctttaaTAACTCCATCAACCCACAGTTGCCTCACTTCCCACTCAATTACTTTCCTTTATTTATAtcctttaaatataaaattttaaaattacttttcaaaataaatgtccTTTTATAAGAAAATATCACTATCGTTCAGTCTAATGGTCCTAGCTGAAATAGATGAGGCGCTGTAGCCTAAAATACGaatttaaaatgtcttatttGACAAATATCTCGTTGGCAAAGGTATCAACAAGAAGAACACTGAAAGTGCTGTGTTTTAATAATTGATCAAAGCTAGTTAAACTTCCTGTCACTGGCCTTCAGACCCAACAAACAGACGAATCTAAAATGCTACTTCAGGTCTGAATTTAACTTTCTACCAAAAGCcctgatattaaaaaaagcactttaCTGAAAAGGCTGAATGCTTACCAGAATCGGAGGAGTCGTTTATCTTGATTCTTTCGCCATCTCTCACACGCCAACATTGAGAATAGAGAACACGAGACGTGCTTCACGTCAGGAAGGTCATGGAGAGCCTAGTGTCGCGTAGCCAAACCGACCACTGACGGCAGAAGGTCTAGACTCCGTTAGCAGCCATTATTGGCTAAGAACCGATTGACTGACATGTAAAGACACCAATCACAGTGCGCTTCATTTGGCGTCATATTTTGGGGCGGGTGTGCAACCATAGATCTTTCATTTcagaaatttaataaaaaatgtaattttataccGTGAACTTCACATCCGTTCGCTGTCACATTTAAACAGGTCGATTTGTTTCTTCTATGAGCGAAGTAGAGCGTCACGACAGCTTGGTTTCCAGTAGGACCGTTAAAAACGCGACACACACGTCTCCCGGAAATCTAGTATAATCTAATCAGATGACGACTTCAAAACTCCAATTTTGTGTGCCAAATGCATCATTATCTTTTCttcataattaattttattattcagcacttattaacaataataagatAGTATCTATTAACAATAAGTTAATAAGTGTTGTGCACTTAAGCAACCTAATTAATTCTAATTATATTAATGCTAGTTTAATTATTCATAtggttatctatctatctatctatctatctatctatctatctatctatctatctatctatctatctatctatctatctatctatctgtctgtctgtctgcctatctatctatctgttttaattctttaaaatattttatattctaaCACAAGCAACCATCTCTGAAATT comes from the Tachysurus fulvidraco isolate hzauxx_2018 chromosome 17, HZAU_PFXX_2.0, whole genome shotgun sequence genome and includes:
- the prelid1a gene encoding PRELI domain containing 1a — protein: MVKYFNCAASLKGTWDQVSQAFWQKYPNPYSNHVLTEDIIFREVTPENCLISRRLLTKTSRVPRWAEKFLPSHMASKAYIIEDSVVDPQKRTMVTFTWNISHARLLSVQERCVYTVSHDNSNLTEVKREAWISSNLYGFSRAVQEFGLARFKSSVVKTMKGFEYVLAKMQGEMPTRTLAETATEKARETALAAKEKAKGLASHAQKKQYV